The following proteins are encoded in a genomic region of Arachis stenosperma cultivar V10309 chromosome 4, arast.V10309.gnm1.PFL2, whole genome shotgun sequence:
- the LOC130976855 gene encoding uncharacterized protein LOC130976855 isoform X1, producing the protein MQCHSAMATTSFNTRCPYYSLSLFLLPLLMDSEDQRITQIQGNENHGVHVCNKCGWPFPNPHPSAKHRRAHKKNCGTIEGYKLLVSEGQTLNPSDDEHFSDNDHKTQAAEESPSISKSRNDIVAQTPKILQSERNDDCNLLELQDLKTDDSFALTSDSTTCRSEAMSDVLLDNKIYVDGTKETTLKEKDEIKPDRDTFEIVESSDSTIGRTFEGVSGAVTEVVSLKSQVTDGTFILKKNNGSGFPSVMPQEDLFLEAYSAQSMNDSIDGIQVDSEHMTELATSGDIMISREREEVNVDMLTFPSCDDRPDVAHPQIEYECHEPVVSQNSASLHLSKALEQGHDGLKDSVTEENDFLINQGQLSKKGDCLSQDMHSLNSNMKKQVNCELMAAEMHSEECIEVFNGESNRRLHETGAFMNDMKTEKNGNHVVHFSEEQVSNDAHKNSQQIDVPKGSLMAASDENACDASFVSASSQTTAVIIRDTTHHDGNITSIAVDDECRRANIENDTGICMNILQSSNVLSEINSSSICNEYGVEMGKFEQSDIVDAQHAESGIVKDATLPDIFESTILSEVVIDGPKGTPKDIECSNRSPLSCTHEEIKEEEINSIDRSNEYSNIVASTSAASHQTQDEELLLKATEGIDLIEDSNRTGRDHSLNIEPSYQCVSPVEDTQDGQHGTKVPGVVAVPIQDQRDLPVQSDVQATNEAEAIASTDLSMSTETEKSNLKYPEASEEQQYEKSEMFEPPSFMTLVEPGLMLGPKSAPEVETDPNKQKPDSNSSQAAWFPTLTHNANESEGRKRNEEIIAKVTRKQNTPLKSLLVEAAHNSKKSKSPKSEKDSVNQKHVRVTEDNGSGLTTVNSILGCESPAMQIMNRESTEEWNSSDDITRKKKKDKSRSHWIQLLCCSSVETR; encoded by the exons ATGCAATGCCACTCGGCAATGGCGACGACTTCGTTTAACACTCGTTGCCCTTACTACTCACTTTCACTTTTCCTCCTCCCTTTGCT tATGGATAGCGAAGATCAAAGAATAACTCAAATTCAAg GAAATGAGAATCATGGAGTTCATGTATGTAACAAATGTGGATGGCCTTTTCCAAATCCACACCCCAGTGCCAAACATAGGCGTGCTCACAAGAAAAACTGTGGAACCATTGAAGGTTACAAGCTTTTGGTCTCAGAGGGTCAAACCCTGAATCCTTCAGACGATGAACACTTCTCTGATAATGATCACAAAACACAAG CTGCAGAAGAGAGTCCATCAATTTCCAAATCAAGAAATGATATTGTAGCACAAACTCCTAAAATTTTGCAAAGTGAGAGGAATGATGATTGTAACCTGCTGGAGTTACAAG ATTTGAAAACTGATGATTCTTTTGCTCTCACAAGTGACTCAACTACCTGCAGATCTGAAGCCATGTCTGATGTGTTGCTGGACAATAAGATCTATGTTGATGGAACGAAGGAGACGACTTTGAAAGAAAAGGATGAAATCAAACCAGATAGAGACACGTTTGAGATTGTGGAATCTTCCGACAGCACCATAGGTAGAACATTTGAGGGAGTGTCTGGAGCAGTTACTGAAGTGGTTAGCTTGAAATCTCAAGTTACTGATGGAACTTttattctgaagaaaaataatggCTCTGGCTTCCCTTCTGTTATGCCCCAAGAAGATCTTTTTCTTGAAGCATATTCTGCTCAGAGCATGAATGATTCCATAGATGGCATACAGGTAGACTCAGAACATATGACAGAGCTTGCTACTTCTGGTGACATCATGATATCACGGGAAAGGGAAGAAGTAAATGTTGATATGCTTACATTTCCTTCATGTGATGATAGACCTGATGTGGCACACCCTCAGATTGAGTATGAATGTCATGAACCAGTGGTCTCTCAAAATTCTGCAAGTCTACATTTGTCTAAAGCATTGGAACAAGGGCATGATGGCTTGAAGGATTCTGTTACCGAGGAAAATGATTTTCTTATCAACCAAGGCCAACTGAGCAAAAAAGGAGATTGTCTCTCGCAAGATATGCATTCATTGAATAGTAACATGAAAAAGCAGGTGAACTGTGAGCTTATGGCTGCAGAAATGCATTCTGAAGAGTGCATTGAGGTTTTCAATGGTGAAAGTAACAGAAGATTACATGAAACTGGAGCCTTTATGAATGATATGAAAACTGAGAAGAATGGGAATCATGTGGTTCACTTTTCTGAAGAACAGGTATCCAATGATGCTCATAAAAATTCACAACAGATTGATGTACCCAAAGGTAGTTTAATGGCTGCATCAGATGAGAACGCCTGTGATGCATCCTTTGTATCTGCAAGTAGTCAAACAACTGCTGTAATTATCAGAGACACAACTCATCATGACGGAAACATAACCAGCATAGCTGTAGATGACGAATGCAGAAGGGCTAATATTGAAAATGATACTGGAATATGCATGAATATTCTTCAATCTAGTAATGTGCTTTCGGAGATCAATTCATCAAGTATATGTAATGAATATGGTGTTGAAATGGGTAAATTTGAGCAATCTGATATAGTAGATGCACAACATGCTGAAAGTGGTATTGTGAAAGATGCTACATTACCAGATATTTTTGAATCTACAATTCTTTCAGAGGTTGTAATAGATGGGCCTAAAGGGACACCTAAAGATATTGAATGCTCAAATAGAAGTCCATTATCATGTACTCACGAAGAAATCAAAGAAGAGGAAATCAATAGCATAGACAGATCAAATGAATACAGTAATATAGTTGCTAGTACTTCTGCTGCTTCTCATCAAACACAAGACGAGGAACTATTACTTAAGGCTACAGAAGGCATTGATTTAATTGAAGATTCCAATAGAACTGGTAGAGACCATTCTTTAAATATTGAGCCTTCTTATCAATGTGTTTCTCCTGTCGAAGATACTCAAGATGGACAGCATGGCACGAAAGTTCCTGGAGTTGTTGCTGTCCCTATTCAAGATCAAAGAG ATCTCCCTGTGCAATCTGATGTACAAGCTACTAATGAAGCGGAAGCTATAGCATCAACTGATTTGTCGATGTCAACAGAGACAGAAAAATCCAACTTGAAGTACCCAGAGGCATCTGAGGAACAGCAGTATGAAAAATCCGAAATGTTTGAACCACCTTCTTTCATGACATTGGTCGAACCTGGACTCATGCTTGGCCCAAAATCTGCACCCGAGGTCGAGACAGATCCGAACAAGCAGAAACCGGATTCTAACTCTTCACAGGCTGCTTGGTTTCCCACTCTAACTCACAATGCCAATGAGTCTGAAGGgagaaagaggaatgaagaaaTAATAGCCAAGGTAACAAGAAAGCAGAACACACCTCTCAAGAGTCTTTTGGTTGAGGCTGCTCATAACAGCAAAAAGTCAAAGTCGCCCAAATCAGAAAAAGATTCCGTGAATCAGAAACATGTTAGAGTCACAGAAGATAATGGTTCTGGATTGACTACTGTTAACTCCATTCTGGGTTGTGAATCTCCCGCAATGCAGATTATGAACCGAGAGAGTACGGAAGAATGGAACTCCTCGGATGACAtaacaagaaaaaagaagaaagacaaGAGCAGATCACACTGGATACAATTGTTGTGTTGTTCATCTGTCGAAACTCGGTGA
- the LOC130976855 gene encoding uncharacterized protein LOC130976855 isoform X2, giving the protein MQCHSAMATTSFNTRCPYYSLSLFLLPLLMDSEDQRITQIQGNENHGVHVCNKCGWPFPNPHPSAKHRRAHKKNCGTIEGYKLLVSEGQTLNPSDDEHFSDNDHKTQEESPSISKSRNDIVAQTPKILQSERNDDCNLLELQDLKTDDSFALTSDSTTCRSEAMSDVLLDNKIYVDGTKETTLKEKDEIKPDRDTFEIVESSDSTIGRTFEGVSGAVTEVVSLKSQVTDGTFILKKNNGSGFPSVMPQEDLFLEAYSAQSMNDSIDGIQVDSEHMTELATSGDIMISREREEVNVDMLTFPSCDDRPDVAHPQIEYECHEPVVSQNSASLHLSKALEQGHDGLKDSVTEENDFLINQGQLSKKGDCLSQDMHSLNSNMKKQVNCELMAAEMHSEECIEVFNGESNRRLHETGAFMNDMKTEKNGNHVVHFSEEQVSNDAHKNSQQIDVPKGSLMAASDENACDASFVSASSQTTAVIIRDTTHHDGNITSIAVDDECRRANIENDTGICMNILQSSNVLSEINSSSICNEYGVEMGKFEQSDIVDAQHAESGIVKDATLPDIFESTILSEVVIDGPKGTPKDIECSNRSPLSCTHEEIKEEEINSIDRSNEYSNIVASTSAASHQTQDEELLLKATEGIDLIEDSNRTGRDHSLNIEPSYQCVSPVEDTQDGQHGTKVPGVVAVPIQDQRDLPVQSDVQATNEAEAIASTDLSMSTETEKSNLKYPEASEEQQYEKSEMFEPPSFMTLVEPGLMLGPKSAPEVETDPNKQKPDSNSSQAAWFPTLTHNANESEGRKRNEEIIAKVTRKQNTPLKSLLVEAAHNSKKSKSPKSEKDSVNQKHVRVTEDNGSGLTTVNSILGCESPAMQIMNRESTEEWNSSDDITRKKKKDKSRSHWIQLLCCSSVETR; this is encoded by the exons ATGCAATGCCACTCGGCAATGGCGACGACTTCGTTTAACACTCGTTGCCCTTACTACTCACTTTCACTTTTCCTCCTCCCTTTGCT tATGGATAGCGAAGATCAAAGAATAACTCAAATTCAAg GAAATGAGAATCATGGAGTTCATGTATGTAACAAATGTGGATGGCCTTTTCCAAATCCACACCCCAGTGCCAAACATAGGCGTGCTCACAAGAAAAACTGTGGAACCATTGAAGGTTACAAGCTTTTGGTCTCAGAGGGTCAAACCCTGAATCCTTCAGACGATGAACACTTCTCTGATAATGATCACAAAACACAAG AAGAGAGTCCATCAATTTCCAAATCAAGAAATGATATTGTAGCACAAACTCCTAAAATTTTGCAAAGTGAGAGGAATGATGATTGTAACCTGCTGGAGTTACAAG ATTTGAAAACTGATGATTCTTTTGCTCTCACAAGTGACTCAACTACCTGCAGATCTGAAGCCATGTCTGATGTGTTGCTGGACAATAAGATCTATGTTGATGGAACGAAGGAGACGACTTTGAAAGAAAAGGATGAAATCAAACCAGATAGAGACACGTTTGAGATTGTGGAATCTTCCGACAGCACCATAGGTAGAACATTTGAGGGAGTGTCTGGAGCAGTTACTGAAGTGGTTAGCTTGAAATCTCAAGTTACTGATGGAACTTttattctgaagaaaaataatggCTCTGGCTTCCCTTCTGTTATGCCCCAAGAAGATCTTTTTCTTGAAGCATATTCTGCTCAGAGCATGAATGATTCCATAGATGGCATACAGGTAGACTCAGAACATATGACAGAGCTTGCTACTTCTGGTGACATCATGATATCACGGGAAAGGGAAGAAGTAAATGTTGATATGCTTACATTTCCTTCATGTGATGATAGACCTGATGTGGCACACCCTCAGATTGAGTATGAATGTCATGAACCAGTGGTCTCTCAAAATTCTGCAAGTCTACATTTGTCTAAAGCATTGGAACAAGGGCATGATGGCTTGAAGGATTCTGTTACCGAGGAAAATGATTTTCTTATCAACCAAGGCCAACTGAGCAAAAAAGGAGATTGTCTCTCGCAAGATATGCATTCATTGAATAGTAACATGAAAAAGCAGGTGAACTGTGAGCTTATGGCTGCAGAAATGCATTCTGAAGAGTGCATTGAGGTTTTCAATGGTGAAAGTAACAGAAGATTACATGAAACTGGAGCCTTTATGAATGATATGAAAACTGAGAAGAATGGGAATCATGTGGTTCACTTTTCTGAAGAACAGGTATCCAATGATGCTCATAAAAATTCACAACAGATTGATGTACCCAAAGGTAGTTTAATGGCTGCATCAGATGAGAACGCCTGTGATGCATCCTTTGTATCTGCAAGTAGTCAAACAACTGCTGTAATTATCAGAGACACAACTCATCATGACGGAAACATAACCAGCATAGCTGTAGATGACGAATGCAGAAGGGCTAATATTGAAAATGATACTGGAATATGCATGAATATTCTTCAATCTAGTAATGTGCTTTCGGAGATCAATTCATCAAGTATATGTAATGAATATGGTGTTGAAATGGGTAAATTTGAGCAATCTGATATAGTAGATGCACAACATGCTGAAAGTGGTATTGTGAAAGATGCTACATTACCAGATATTTTTGAATCTACAATTCTTTCAGAGGTTGTAATAGATGGGCCTAAAGGGACACCTAAAGATATTGAATGCTCAAATAGAAGTCCATTATCATGTACTCACGAAGAAATCAAAGAAGAGGAAATCAATAGCATAGACAGATCAAATGAATACAGTAATATAGTTGCTAGTACTTCTGCTGCTTCTCATCAAACACAAGACGAGGAACTATTACTTAAGGCTACAGAAGGCATTGATTTAATTGAAGATTCCAATAGAACTGGTAGAGACCATTCTTTAAATATTGAGCCTTCTTATCAATGTGTTTCTCCTGTCGAAGATACTCAAGATGGACAGCATGGCACGAAAGTTCCTGGAGTTGTTGCTGTCCCTATTCAAGATCAAAGAG ATCTCCCTGTGCAATCTGATGTACAAGCTACTAATGAAGCGGAAGCTATAGCATCAACTGATTTGTCGATGTCAACAGAGACAGAAAAATCCAACTTGAAGTACCCAGAGGCATCTGAGGAACAGCAGTATGAAAAATCCGAAATGTTTGAACCACCTTCTTTCATGACATTGGTCGAACCTGGACTCATGCTTGGCCCAAAATCTGCACCCGAGGTCGAGACAGATCCGAACAAGCAGAAACCGGATTCTAACTCTTCACAGGCTGCTTGGTTTCCCACTCTAACTCACAATGCCAATGAGTCTGAAGGgagaaagaggaatgaagaaaTAATAGCCAAGGTAACAAGAAAGCAGAACACACCTCTCAAGAGTCTTTTGGTTGAGGCTGCTCATAACAGCAAAAAGTCAAAGTCGCCCAAATCAGAAAAAGATTCCGTGAATCAGAAACATGTTAGAGTCACAGAAGATAATGGTTCTGGATTGACTACTGTTAACTCCATTCTGGGTTGTGAATCTCCCGCAATGCAGATTATGAACCGAGAGAGTACGGAAGAATGGAACTCCTCGGATGACAtaacaagaaaaaagaagaaagacaaGAGCAGATCACACTGGATACAATTGTTGTGTTGTTCATCTGTCGAAACTCGGTGA
- the LOC130976585 gene encoding probable dolichyl pyrophosphate Glc1Man9GlcNAc2 alpha-1,3-glucosyltransferase, which yields MGKQKLSSKGVQNSGCTKATLWWFYLVAACIKVLLFPSYRSTDFEVHRNWLAVTHSLPLSQWYFDETSPWTLDYPPFFAHFEHFLSMFAHLIDPKIVHLQEGLNYSANTVVYFQRGTVILSDLCLLYGVYRLTRNLDSRKQKLIWLSAIWSPMLFIVDHVHFQYNGFLIGILLISLSYLEEGRDLLGGFFFAVLLCLKHLFAVAAPVYFVYLLRHYCRGGIGRGFTRLLIMGGMVAAVFAAAFGPFFHLGQIQQVIQRLFPFGRGLCHAYWAPNFWVFYIMSDKGLAFILRRLGFNVQTPTATFTAGLVGDSSPFSVLPQVTPLVTFMMVLLALSPCLLKAWKDPKPQMISRWVAYAYTCGFLFGWHVHEKASLHFVIPLAIVAVQTLEDAKHYFLLSIVSCYSLFPLLFEAQEYPIKVLLLLLHSILMWSGFSAQFPDGAETARAPTGHHTEKKVDQRKSNGGFVIGWIERMYLIGLVIVEIWGQFLHPLLLGDKLAFAPLMLISIYCALGIMYSWIWQLTFIAKSP from the exons ATGGGAAAACAGAAACTAAGCTCTAAAGGTGTTCAAAATTCTGGTTGCACAAAAGCAACTCTATGGTGGTTCTATCTTGTAGCTGCCTGCATAAAAGTTCTACTTTTCCCATCCTACCGCAGTACAGACTTTGAGGTGCACCGCAATTGGCTGGCTGTGACTCACTCTCTGCCTCTTTCCCAATGGTATTTTGATGAGACCAGTCCATGGACACTTGATTATCCACCGTTCTTTGCTCATTTCGAACACTTCCTATCCATGTTTGCCCACCTCATTGATCCCAAAATAGTGCACCTTCAGGAGGGCCTGAATTATAGCGCAAACACAGTTGTCTATTTCCAAAGAGGGACAGTAATACTTTCTGATCTGTGCCTTCTCTATGGGGTTTACAGACTTACTCGGAATCTGgattcaagaaaacaaaagcTGATTTGGTTATCAGCTATTTGGTCTCCAATGCTTTTTATTGTGGACCATGTGCATTTCCAGTACAATGGATTTCTCATTGGGATTTTGTTGATTTCACTCTCATATTTGGAGGAAGGGAGAGATTTGTTAGGAGGGTTCTTTTTCGCTGTCCTCTTGTGCTTAAAACATTTATTTGCAGTGGCAGCAccggtttattttgtttatttgttgAGGCACTACTGTCGGGGTGGAATAGGGAGAGGCTTCACTCGACTTTTGATTATGGGAGGTATGGTTGCAGCAGTGTTTGCAGCTGCATTTGGTCCATTTTTCCACCTTGGACAG ATACAACAAGTCATTCAACGATTGTTTCCATTTGGCAGGGGACTTTGCCATGCATATTGGGCCCCAAATTTTTGGGTGTTCTATATCATGTCTGACAAAGGGCTTGCTTTCATACTCAGAAGACTAGGGTTTAATGTCCAGACACCAACTGCTACGTTTACTGCTGGATTAGTGGGGGATTCCTCTCCTTTTTCTGTACTACCTCAG GTCACCCCATTAGTGACCTTTATGATGGTTCTACTGGCCTTATCTCCGTGTCTTCTCAAAGCTTGGAAAGATCCAAAACCCCAGATGATTAGTAGATGGGTAGCCTATGCTTATACCTGTGGTTTTCTCTTCGGGTGGCATGTGCATGAGAAGGCATCATTACATTTTGTAATACCGCTTGCCATTGTAGCAGTACAAACCTTGGAAGATGCCAAACATTACTTTTTGCTGTCAATAG TGTCTTGCTATTCACTATTTCCACTACTATTTGAGGCACAAGAGTATCCTATCAAAGTTCTTTTGCTGCTGCTTCACTCGATTTTAATGTGGTCTGGCTTCTCCGCGCAATTTCCTGATGGTGCTGAAACAGCAAGAGCACCAACTGGTCATCATACCGAGAAAAAGGTGGATCAACGCAAGTCCAATGGTGGTTTTGTTATTGGCTGGATTGAGAGGATGTATTTGATTGGTCTTGTAATTGTAGAGATATGGGGTCAATTTTTACACCCTTTGCTTCTGGGTGACAAGCTTGCTTTCGCTCCCCTTATGTTGATCTCTATATACTGTGCTTTGGGGATCATGTATTCTTGGATTTGGCAGTTAACATTCATAGCTAAATCTCCCTGA